Proteins encoded in a region of the Vicia villosa cultivar HV-30 ecotype Madison, WI linkage group LG5, Vvil1.0, whole genome shotgun sequence genome:
- the LOC131607459 gene encoding protein DMP4-like: MDVKVPHLKDEQNLPLLHNMDVIEPQKTLIHRAINQTCKSTAHLSNLLPTGTVLSFQILSPIFTNQGKCEDEPVTKLITLSLLSLCAASCFLLCFTDSFRDNKGNICYGFATCKGLWIIDGSATLPHELDAQYQLRFIDFMHAVMSVLVFAAIALFDQNVVKCFFPSPSHEMRRILTALPVGIGVFCSMMFVAFPTQRHGIGFPVSTN; the protein is encoded by the coding sequence ATGGATGTTAAAGTGCCACACCTTAAAGATGAACAAAACCTACCACTTCTCCACAACATGGATGTTATAGAACCACAAAAGACCCTTATTCATAGAGCCATAAACCAAACATGTAAAAGCACAGCTCATTTATCCAATCTTCTACCAACAGGCACTGTCCTTTCATTCCAAATCCTATCACCAATATTCACAAATCAAGGTAAATGTGAAGATGAACCAGTTACTAAGTTAATCACTTTATCCCTTTTATCCCTTTGTGCTGCATCATGTTTTCTACTATGCTTCACTGATAGTTTCAGAGACAACAAAGGAAACATATGTTACGGATTTGCCACATGTAAAGGCTTGTGGATCATTGATGGTTCAGCAACACTTCCGCATGAACTCGATGCACAATATCAACTAAGGTTCATTGATTTCATGCATGCAGTTATGTCAGTCTTGGTTTTTGCAGCTATTGCATTGTTTGATCAGAATGTGGTTAAGTGTTTCTTTCCATCACCTTCACATGAGATGCGTCGAATCCTTACAGCATTGCCGGTCGGAATCGGTGTTTTCTGTAGCATGATGTTTGTTGCATTTCCTACACAGAGACATGGAATTGGTTTCCCAGTTTCAACAAATTAA
- the LOC131602658 gene encoding triose phosphate/phosphate translocator, chloroplastic, producing MESRVLSRATTLSSLPTLNKLHRVPLPNASLLPVKSIGSVSDGGNLVWGRQLRPELCSPVLKKGASLLRPCLATAEGNDSAGEEKVAPVGFFSRYPALTTGFFFFTWYFLNVIFNILNKKIYNYFPYPYFVSVIHLAVGVVYCLVSWTVGLPKRAPIDGNLLKLLIPVAVCHALGHVTSNVSFAAVAVSFTHTVKALEPFFNAAASQFILGQSIPITLWLSLAPVVIGVSMASLTELSFNWLGFISAMISNISFTYRSIYSKKAMTDMDSTNIYAYISIIALIVCIPPALIIEGPTLLKTGFNDAIAQVGLVKFVSDLFWVGMFYHLYNQVATNTLERVAPLTHAVGNVLKRVFVIGFSIIIFGNKISTQTGIGTGIAIAGVALYSFIKAKIEEEKRQAKAA from the exons ATGGAGTCACGAGTGCTGTCACGCGCCACCACTCTCTCCTCCCTCCCCACTCTCAACAAACTCCATCGGGTTCCTCTCCCCAATGCTTCCCTCCTCCCCGTGAAATCGATCGGATCAGTCTCCGATGGCGGGAACCTCGTCTGGGGAAGACAACTTCGTCCCGAGCTCTGTTCTCCGGTGCTTAAGAAAGGTGCTTCACTCCTCCGTCCTTGTCTCGCCACTGCAGAAGGAAACGACTCCGCCGG TGAAGAGAAGGTAGCTCCGGTTGGATTCTTCAGCCGGTATCCAGCTCTTACTACCGGTTTTTTCTTCTTCACTTG GTACTTCTTGAATGTTATTTTCAACATCCTCAACAAGAAGATCTATAACTATTTCCCATATCCTTA CTTCGTGTCGGTAATTCATTTAGCCGTGGGAGTGGTGTATTGTTTGGTGAGCTGGACCGTGGGCCTTCCTAAGCGCGCT CCTATTGACGGTAACCTGCTGAAGTTGCTGATTCCTGTAGCTGTGTGTCATGCATTAGGCCATGTCACTAGCAATGTCTCATTTGCAGCAGTTGCTGTTTCTTTCACACATACCGTTAAAG CTCTTGAGCCATTCTTTAATGCTGCTGCCTCACAATTTATACTTGGACAATCAATTCCCATCACTCTATGGCTTTCATTGGCTCCTGTCGTTATCG GTGTGTCAATGGCATCATTGACTGAACTCTCATTCAACTGGCTTGGCTTCATAAGTGCTATGATTTCAAACATTTCCTTTACATACAGGAGTATCTATTCAAAGAAAGCCATG ACTGATATGGATAGTACCAATATCTATGCATACATTTCAATCATTGCTCTAATTGTCTGCATACCACCGGCCTTAATT ATTGAAGGGCCTACACTGTTGAAGACCGGTTTCAATGATGCAATAGCTCAAGTTGGTTTGGTTAAGTTTGTATCAGATCTCTTCTGGGTTGGTATGTTTTACCATCTCTACAACCAG GTGGCCACTAACACATTGGAGAGAGTGGCTCCTCTTACTCATGCCGTTGGCAACGTACTCAAACGTGTATTCGTCATTGGATTTTCGATCATTATCTTCG GTAACAAGATTTCCACCCAAACTGGCATTGGAACCGGCATTGCAATTGCTGGAGTAGCACTCTACTCTTTCATCAAAGCCAAGATCGAAGAAGAGAAGCGA CAAGCAAAAGCAGCTTAA